The DNA segment TGACAGTAAATTTCACCCTCACTCCTTGTCTATAAATTGCCCTCATTCCTCGTCTATTTCATTCTGAAGCACTTTAATACGTATGATCGCTGCATGGCCCCTGTACGTTTGAGGTGCCCCCCTGGGGCGCAGATTATACATCAGGTAAGTACTTTTACTCTTACATGAGCCATTTTATCGCGTGATACCGAGtcgggggtttagtagatcgggtctcggataacagagcaagaaagcattatattatagggcaaaaaatacaactttttaATGAAGAAAACAGAGCAATGTTTtagaaaagttatttttaatctgatgagggaaaaaaaagacggTGGAAGATctccttttaaagaaaaaacatgtacCCTCCCCCCAAGGAAATaatcagaaaaaataaacaaataatttcttttaatttaatgaatgtTACCGTTTAATAACTTTCAGAGTGTATGTTTCTTTAATTTAGGTTTGATTTACAGTAACAGTTTTATATCACGTGGACCTACTCCCTTTCCTCTTCCAacgtgtacgtgtggattggcattaAAAATAATCTCTTTTTGTGGGTATTCTATTTCATATAATTACATGAAGAATTCAACAATGGAAACAATAATTGTCACCTGTAATGATTTAAGAAGGCTTTTGTAGAGTAACGCAATTGTCTCGAGAACCGGTATGACCAGTTTATGTCTAATAGAACCCCACTTTCAGGTAGAAATCCTTTGATCCTGGTCCATGTGACAGGGCCGGGCTAGCCGGCTCATATGTCCGTGTGAAgtttaaaacacaatataaaatattaccgggtcaCGGGATACGGAACCGGACACAAAAGCGCTCCGtgacccggtaatattttatattgtgttttattgtgtaaccggcccagagactgaCTGTGGCTTCAGCTCCGGCCTTCAAAGGAACAATCAAGAAacccggctggggctcttaatcagccagcacagccctgtctgccccgccggcccccgcactacaggggggataacacaggtgggggaacccattgtatccctaaatcccctcacctgatacatcccctgtatactgatgggatttgtgatgggatgggagtgatgtgattgggggttgggttcggtgctcaTTGAattgagattatatataaagttctgtgtgtttgtaaataaagttgttcttgttttactgtgaatggtggtctgactgaccttggatagcaggagctccgtatgagggactgactggtgattcctcagccctcaaacagggggaCCCAGCTGGGTACGGTGACCCCGTAACATTCCATCTGAAGACGAGAGGTCCAAGAAGcctttgtaactttacatatGTTTCTAAGTTGGCccaaataaaaggtatcaagaCCCCATTTTCCCTTGGCCCAATATGACAACATCCATTGAGATCCGGATAATCATGCTAACATTggtaatataaacatttttcactTTAAGGAACAACAACttccttatttaatttatatattattatctttacaaTGACATTGAGCATAAAAGAGAATCCAAAAACACATTGTAgatatttttaacccttaaaagTATTTTGGAAATAAGAGAGTTTTCGCCTGAATGCCGACTTCACGTCTTTATTCTTCACGGTGTAGATCAGCGGGTTTAATATGGGGACAGCAGCCGTGTTAAACAGAGAGATAAGCTTATTGTAATCTAAGGTGTCTTCTGAGATGGGGCGTAGATACTGGAAGGTAAGGGTCGCATAGAATAGAATGACTAGCGTGAGGTGTGAGGAGCACGTGTAGAAGGCTTTGCGTCTCCCGATACTGGAGCGGATCCTCAGTATGGCGGCAATAATGAAAACGTAAGATATGAAGGTGAGCAAAAAAGGGGTGAAGAGGACTATTCCTTCGATACGGAACGCGGTCTCTAGGAGAGATGTGTCACTGCAAGAAATGGTTATAATGGGCAGGAGGTCGCAGAAGAAGTGATTAATGATGTTGGATCTATAGCAGGAGAACTGGGAAATTAAGACCACTAGAGGCACGTTCCCAAAGAGGCTTAAAATAAAGCAGCCGCTGGCCAACAGAACGCAAGCTCGATGGTTCATGATCATTACATACTGCAATGGGTAACAGACGGCCACGTAGCGGTCGTAACTCATAGCTGTAATGATAAACAGCTCAACGCTAAGGAAGCACCCAAAACAAAACATCTGTATCAAGCAACTTGCGTAAGGAATAGTCTTATTTCCCGATACAAAGGTGAAAAGGGTCTTGTGAAGAGTGACCGTGGCTGAAGACACGTCCACCAACGACAAGAGCCCCAGGAAGAAGTACATGGGGGTGCGCAGGTGCCGATCCAGACAGACGAGGAGCAGGACGGTCAGGTTACCACCGACAGTGATGAGATAGATGAGAAGAACCAAGAAGAAGATGGGAAGCTGAAGCTCGGAGACTTCTGAAATCCCTTTAATAATGAAATGCGTCACCATGCTTTGGTTGAAAGGCTCCATGACTTTAGAGCTCAGATATCTGAAAAGGAAGAAGGCTGAATAATTAAGTCACGACGTGATAATTAAAGATAAATCACCATGGGGGGAGTCTTATGGCCACACATTATTTCAACAGAAAATAAACCGAACCCTGCGCAATTTTTGGACActtggtttattattattatttttcaatattataAATCTGCCCTTTTCCCATTGGCTGCCATAGATTTCTTTTCTGTACTCACAATTTCAAAAATAAGTGAAATACTTGGAtctattttctaatttattttttaaatgtttttgccaTTTTGTATTTGccgatgccccccccccccgatgcatAGATTACTTCTGTGTTTAGATCCCTGAAAGgtcaagaaaatatttttaggaaAAATATTAGACTaagcataaacatttttttgtatataaaaatttgCATATATGCCTCAATAATtcagagagttttttttttgtttttttttttaattctattttttttcctctctctccctacagAACAAGGGAAGCctgctaaaacaaagcataaAAGCATAAATCTCTAAAGAATATTCAGACGTTTctcatttcttttctttcaaaaattcaaaaaatggatgaattggGTACAATTTGTACCAATCTGAATATACAagttcaatacatatatataatgatacagattattattaattattattattcattgatttatataacgctattatattctgcagcgccgtacatatattataaatatatacacaatatgctTCCCTCTACGTGTTATAatataatcagaaaaaaatgacaccaATAAAATAAggataatattgtttatttttcctgCTAACGATGCGGAGTATTATCCATGCGCTAGAACTGAAATCAAAGTttatattattagaattatgatacttattttaaaaaattcttaattttttttttaaattagcaatgatctttaatattaaatatttctatatatttacatCGTACtgttttagaatatatataactatatatatatatatatatatatctaaaactctctatataactatatatatatatatatttactttagtTTAGCCAACAATTTTGGAACAatattttttcaacattttggaaaaaagCTACTGTATTCACTAATAATATGACAAAGTATGATAACGATATAGGATTGGCCAGGATactaaatttacaaaaaaaatgatttatctaccaacaaaaacacttttctgggtattaattaaccccttcattaacACAGGGGTTGTACAAAGCAAAATGGTATATATAGTCACTTTATgcaagaacaaaataaatatagtgaTAATTCACTTTTCACCCCATTTCAGAATAACTGCTTACACTAAAATACTATAAAtattgttacaaaaaataattaattacaaGCAGACACCCAGATTTCTGGTATTTAATAgtggaataaaaaaatctttatttataaataacaaaTGTATTAAGATACTTTACAAAATATAACCAAAAAGATGAGGGTGGGTCTTTGAAGGTGAGGTAGTAATTAATAATGTATTGTGGATTGTGGATGCATGAAATAGCCTTacggcagaggtggtagggaATAACAGAATATTTCCGTCGCTACCGAAGTTGGTTTTTGTTTAATGTCTATATtgatttaaatgcattaatggatggtatatgtatacaaaataccgaaaaggatttaacaaagtacaaaatGAAAGCGTGAAAAGGATGAGAAATGTCAGGGCAACATGTCATAGCttaaaactagaaggtcagaggcttagatataatataaggaagtggtggtagataagtggaacagcctcccagcagaggtggtagagggtaattcagtgggggggggattaaacatgcatgggatagacatacggctcctgaatctaagacgagaccaacgactgattaaggtttgagtctttacagcaggagaaacgggcgactagacggtggccggatggggccgatctgccataTGCCTTGGTTACCTGTATGTTGTCCGTACTTTGTGCACAAGCTTTACGATATATTGATGATATACAAATTAaaagacattaaccccttaaagccATCAAGACTTTCCATGCTGTCACGAAAGCATGTGCCAGAAAACGTATATCCTGACGGCATAGAACGGCATGAAAAAAAAGCAGGGGTATTGCGTCCGTGTACAGCGTTACCTGATGGCCATCAGACGAGACTTTCTTTATGAATATGAGTCTCCTGTTTACAATATATCCGATGCTCCATTCATGTGTAGTGAGAGCTACTGATCAGCAgcttcaaaaatgtaaatatatatatatatgttaaccctttagttTCTATGTGCCCAGCCTGCCCTTCACCGTGTGTAAAATGCCCTGTAGATCacaaaaatgatataataaactattcatagggggtatttctgtaatctggaggggcagctgaatacattttggtgattttttgtgcaaaacattctaaccaacataaaagtgttttttttttttaaaagagaacacaaaaaaacccacaatactTTCCAAgagattggtggccaaatagctgtaTAAGAAGAGCGTAAACGCTCCTAGTGAAATACCCCCAGGCTGCGTACTTTCCAGAAACATGCAATATgtggtttatttattaataatataataataaataatataaatttatcGTGATTACCGTTACAAACCCGAATACTAACTgcgaaaacaatgaaaaaaaaaatacgctgAAGCAGTAATGTATGCCGTCTTATATTTGCCCTATAATTGCCACAAAGATATAGTAATTCTTACATATAAGATATTTCCAAACTTAAGACACTTAAATTCATGTATTTTGGTGCATTTTGGtcatacaaaaaacatatatattttttaaattattttattttttatatattattcatagtAAATGTTGGACAtctcaaaagaaagccctatcaGTCCTTGAGGGGTTAATATTCATCTCAGCGCTGAATAATTTGTCTCGCTTACCTTCTAATAATGAATCCGTAGGTTAAGTTTCTGCCCTGAACCGAGGATTTATAACCTTCTGGAAGACACGGTGGATATTCCTGGAGGTGTCGGTATCCTGAGACCAATTTTTCGAACATCCTGTTATCTTTAATTAGGGCTTGTAAACAAAATTAGGTATTGAGATCTAGGTAGTTAATGAGTAAAGATGTATATGCGATATGACCAAAAGAATGTGGACACCTCACCATCACACCTATGAGCTTGTTTTACATCGCATTCCATGACTTGCCCCCCCTTTGAGGCTATAACtgcctccactcttctgagaaggctttccaaGATTTTGGTGTCGGGGGGAATTTGTGTGTGTCTATGGGAAATTTAGCCAGAAGAGcacttgtgaggtcaggcacggaTGTTgggtgagaaggcctggctagCAATCGGTGGGGTTCAAtgggggttgaggtcagggttgTTTCgtccagccatgtctttatgggccttgctttCTGCACTGGGAGACAGTCCTACTGGAACAGGAAAGAGTTTTCCACAAAACTGGGGCTACAACGTTTCCACTGCTTCAGAGTCCAGTGGAGGTGGCTTTACACAGCTCCAGCTGACTcttggcattgtgcacagtgatctttggcttgtgtgcagcttctcagccatggaaacccatttcatgaagctcccgaaGCATGGAATGGGGTCCATGCCTCTCCaaacagacattaatatatgtGAACCCTCTCTCACGCCAGAGGGTAAGGGGTGCAGGGATGACCCctgaaggatatatatatatttaaccaccACATCCCATCAGGAAGGAAGAGTGAGGCACAGCTTGGCTTAACTCCAAACTGTGTAGTAACTCCTCCCTGGTTTATTCTATTATAGTCAATATAATAGAATCATAGGCAATCATGGCCTCCTCCAGTTACTAGGGGACCCTGAGAGCCctagttttatttattacttttttattttaatagattaTAAGGATCGGGGCTCACATCTTTGATACAACTCACATTTACTAGGTATTGGGCATAAAGCAAAGGAGTAGGGGATCTGCCATTGTATCTGACGGAGCGCTGCGGGTGAAGCATATCACAGGGCGAGGGATCTGAGAGGTTGGCGATATTACAGGGGACGGGTATATCACAGGGGCAAGGAGGCTGAGGCAAACCGTATGATAGGGGCCAAAGAATCTGACAGGGTGGAAATATGACACAAGAGAAATGTAATGGTTGAGGTTTAAAACATGGGGTGGATGTAATAGTGAGGGTTAAACCGAGCGAAACAAGGagtcatttaataaataaaaaaataatgagagGGGAGATGTAAAGGAGGGGAATAataagaaaaggcaaaaaaagaGTAACCAAtgacctggctggggctcttaatcagccagcacagccctgccCCGATGgcccccgcactacaggggggataacacaggtgagGGACCTATTGTATTCcgtaatcccctcacctgatacatcccctgtatactgatgggatttgtgaggggatgggagtgatgggattgggggttgggttcgttGCTCATTGCActgagattatatataaagttctgtgtgtttgtaaataaagttgttcttgttttactgtgaatggtggtctgactgatccgtggatagcaggagctctgtatgagggactgactggtgatcCCTCAGGCCTCAAACAGGGggacccagccttgggtacggtgaccccGTAACATTCCATCTGAAGACGAGAGCTCCAAGAAGCCTTTGTAACTTTAAATATGTTTCTAAGTTGGCCAAAATAAAAGATATCAAGACGCCATTTTCCCTTGGCCCAATATGGCAACATCCATTGAGATCCGGATAATCATgctaaaaaattatttaatttataacttTTAAAAGGTATCTTTACAATGGCATTGAGCGTAAAAGAGAATccaaaaacacaacatttttaacccttaaaagTATTTTGGAAATAAGAGAGTTTTCGCCTGAATGCCGACTTCACGTCTTTATTCTTTACGGTGTAGATCAGCGGGTTTAATATGGGGACAGCAGCCGTGTTAAACAGAGAGATAAGCTTATTGTAATCTAAGGTGTCTTCTGAGATGGGGCGTAGATACTGGAAGACAAGGGTCGCATAGAGTAGAATGACTAGCGTGAGGTGTGAGGAGCACGTGTAGAAGGCTTTGCGTCTCCCGATAGTGGAGCGGATCCTCAGTATGGCGGCAATAATGAAAACGTAAGATATGAAGGTGAGCAGAAAGGGGATGATGCTGAAAAACACAGTTACTTCGATAAGGAACAGGGTCTTTAGGAGGGATGTGTCACTgcaagaaatggttaaaatgggCAGGAGGTCGCAGAAGAAGTGATTAATGATGTTGGATCTATAGCAGGAGAACTGGGAAATTAAGACCACTAGAGGCACGTTCCCAAAGAGGCTTAAAATAAAGCAGGCGCTGGCCAACAGAACACAAGCTCGATGGTTCATGATCATTACATACTGCAATGGGTAACAGACGGCCACGTAGCGGTCGTAACTCATAGCTGTAATGATAAACAGCTCGACGGTAAGGAAGCACCCAAAACAAAACATCTGTATCAAGCAACTTGCGTAAGGAATAGTCTTATTTCCCGATACAAAGGTGAAAAGGGTCTTGTGAAGAGTGACCGTGGCTGAAGACACGTCCACCAACGACAAGAGCCCGAGGAAGAAGTACATGGGGGTGCGCAGATGCCGATCCAGACAGACGAGGAGCAGGACGGTCAGGTTACCACCAACAGTGATGAGGTAGATGAGAAGAACCAAGAAGAAGATGGGAAGCTGAAGCTCGGAGACTTCTGAAATCCCTTTAATAATGAAATGCGTCACCATGCTTTGGTTGAAAGGCTCCATGACTTTAGAGCTCAGATATCTGAAAAGGGAGAAGGCTGAATAATTAAGTCACGGCGTGAGAATTAAACATAAATCACCATGGGGGGAGTCTTATGGCCATATACAATTTTTGGACActtggtatattattattattttgtattcttttaaatCTGCCCTTTT comes from the Spea bombifrons isolate aSpeBom1 chromosome 8, aSpeBom1.2.pri, whole genome shotgun sequence genome and includes:
- the LOC128503935 gene encoding olfactory receptor 8D1-like, which codes for MEPFNQSMVTHFIIKGISEVSELQLPIFFLVLLIYLITVGGNLTVLLLVCLDRHLRTPMYFFLGLLSLVDVSSATVTLHKTLFTFVSGNKTIPYASCLIQMFCFGCFLTVELFIITAMSYDRYVAVCYPLQYVMIMNHRACVLLASACFILSLFGNVPLVVLISQFSCYRSNIINHFFCDLLPILTISCSDTSLLKTLFLIEVTVFFSIIPFLLTFISYVFIIAAILRIRSTIGRRKAFYTCSSHLTLVILLYATLVFQYLRPISEDTLDYNKLISLFNTAAVPILNPLIYTVKNKDVKSAFRRKLSYFQNTFKG
- the LOC128503200 gene encoding olfactory receptor 8D1-like — its product is MEPFNQSMVTHFIIKGISEVSELQLPIFFLVLLIYLITVGGNLTVLLLVCLDRHLRTPMYFFLGLLSLVDVSSATVTLHKTLFTFVSGNKTIPYASCLIQMFCFGCFLSVELFIITAMSYDRYVAVCYPLQYVMIMNHRACVLLASGCFILSLFGNVPLVVLISQFSCYRSNIINHFFCDLLPIITISCSDTSLLETAFRIEGIVLFTPFLLTFISYVFIIAAILRIRSSIGRRKAFYTCSSHLTLVILFYATLTFQYLRPISEDTLDYNKLISLFNTAAVPILNPLIYTVKNKDVKSAFRRKLSYFQNTFKG